CCGGGTAATAAATGATGTCGAACAGACTAAGAACTTTGTCATGACGGGTCTGATGAACCTTTGGCTTGATATTGCAACGATTTTAATTGCGATTTCCATCATGCTCACCTATGACGTGAAGCTGACGCTCGTTTCACTCATTGTGTTTCCTTTTTATGCATTCTCAGTTCAGTTTTTCTTTGGAAGACTGCGTTCTCTTACACGCTACCGCTCACAGGCGCTTGCGGAAGTTCAGGGGTATCTCCATGAACGCGTACAGGGGATGAGCGTGATTAAAAGCTTTGCCGTGGAACCCCACGAACAGAAGAATTTTGATAAGAAAAACGGTAACTTTCTTGATAAAGCCATCGATCAGACGAAGTGGAATGCCAAAGCTTTTGCAGTGGTGAACACCATTACAGATATTGCGCCGCTTATCGTGATCGGGTACGCAGGATATAACGTCATTAACGAGAATCTTTCTCTCGGTGTCATGGTTGCATTTATTGCTTACGTCGAACGTCTTTACAATCCGTTGAGAAGACTTGTGAACAGCTCAACAACGCTGGTCCAGTCAATTGCTTCGATGGACCGTGTATTTGAACTCGTAGATGAAAAGTATGATGTGGATGACAAACCAAATGCCTCGGAAGTAAAGAATGTACGTGGAGAAGTGTGGTTTGACCATGTCTCTTTTGCCTATGATGAAAAAGAGGAAGAGGTATTAAAGGATATTCACCTGCACGTTAAGCAGGGTGAGACGATTGCATTTGTAGGGATGAGTGGTGGAGGTAAATCAACCATTGTCAGTCTTATTCCAAGGTTTTACGATGTGACAAAAGGACGTGTATTGCTTGATGGGATCGACATTCGTGACGTACAGGCGAGAAGTCTGAGAAATCAAATTGGAATGGTCCTACAGGATAATATTCTATTCAGTGAATCTGTGATGATGAATATTAAGATGGGGAATCCTGAAGCGACGGATGAGGAAGTCATTGTAGCGGCTAAAGCGGCCAATGCACACGACTTTATCATGGATCTGCCTGAAGGCTACCATACAAAGGTAGGAGAGAGAGGCGTGAAATTATCGGGTGGACAGAAACAGCGTGTTGCAATCGCCCGGGTCTTTCTGAAAAATCCGCCTATCCTCATTATGGATGAAGCCACATCTGCACTTGATCTGGAGAGCGAACACCTGATTCAGGAATCCATTGAGAAGCTGGCGAAAGACCGGACCACCTTTATTGTGGCGCACCGGTTATCAACGATTACACATGCAGACCGGATTATCCTGATCAATCACGGGAAAATCGCCGAAAGCGGTACCCATGCACAGCTCATGCAAAAACAGGGCCTTTACTATAACCTGTTCCAGGTACAGCAGCTTGGGGATTAAAAGTCTTATGTATATTTCGTAATAAATAAGCGATCAGATATCACGTCTGATCGCTTGTTTCTAAATATGAAATTAAAGTATTCTGCTGAAAATGTATCATTCATTATAAAGGGCAGGAGGTATCCGTAAACTCCTGTGGCGGAAAGGGACAGGTGAAACCATTGTGCGGAGCACAAGGGGTTCACCGCCCGGCCACGGAAAGCGAAGGGTACCTCCTGCCCGGTTTAAATCATAAAATTATTCCGCATCCCGCTCAGGTAAAACGATTTCCTGGTCATCCTGATGATAGGATTGCATGCTGGCAATCAGCGTGTCGAGGTGGGATAAATGCTCTTCGTATTCAAGCATTGATGACAAAACGTGTAGCAGGTGGAATCCGCTGCTGTCATCCTCATCCCTTGCTTTATTCACTTCCTCCATGAAGATATCCGTTAATTCCTTATGATTCATACACGTATGATTCAACTGTTCATTTTCATTAACCGGCTTGATTTTACCGGCAAAACGAAGGAGCAGCTGTTCATGATAGCTCATGAGGCAGTCAAGCTGTTCCTGAATGATCAGCTGTAAGGCTTCAGGCACATGGCTGATATCATTTTCAAAACGGTGCAGTCGCTTTAAGATATCAAAGCTTCTGCGCATAGTGGAAATCATCTGGCGGTAGACCACAAGTTTTCTTGTTTTCGCCACTGAATTTGTCTTGAGAATTCCGCGTTCCTCTTTGTATAAAAGGTAGATCTGATCAATTTTAATCAGGCGCTCTTTAAATTTTTCAATATCCTTTTTTAACAGCTGGTGCTCAGTGGCACGGCGGGTACTTAATCTGATCCATTTAATCATATCATCTGTTGTCGTAGAAATTTTATAGAATAATTTCGTTTCGTACTTTGGTGGTATGAAAATCAGATTGACTAAGAAGGATGATAAGACCCCAAGCATGATGGCTGTAAAGCGTAATAGAGCAAATGTGATGAAATCTTCGTTCTGAACCTCCATGATGGCAATCAGGGTCACGAGTGCCAGGCCGATCGTTGTCTCAATCCGCAGTTTAAGAATAATGGTGATGGTAATGACTGCAGCAAAGCCGATGACGACAACATGATTTCCGAAAAGCAATACGAAAATAACGGCGACAGCTGCACCGATCACATTTGCCTGGATGTGTTCAAGTATGGAAACGAATGACCGGTATATGGTCGGCTGAACAACAAAAGCTGCTGCGATTCCGGCGAAGATCGGGGAAGGCAGTGACAGCAGTTCAGCTAAATACAGAGCAAGGACGATGGCAATTCCCGTCTTTAAGACGCGGGCTCCTAGCTTCATCGTTTGGTTGAGTCCTTTCTTGACGTAATTCACGCTATTATTACCAGGAACTTGTGCATGGCAATAGTAG
This genomic stretch from Jeotgalibacillus aurantiacus harbors:
- a CDS encoding ABC transporter ATP-binding protein codes for the protein MDSIKRYMKFVAPYKWQIIFTLIIGVIKFAIPLLIPVLIQYVIDDIIGGNMTTDEKLNQLYWLIGGAMVLFVILRPPVEYYRQYFAQWTSNKILFDIRDQLFSHLQKLSFKYYANTRAGEVISRVINDVEQTKNFVMTGLMNLWLDIATILIAISIMLTYDVKLTLVSLIVFPFYAFSVQFFFGRLRSLTRYRSQALAEVQGYLHERVQGMSVIKSFAVEPHEQKNFDKKNGNFLDKAIDQTKWNAKAFAVVNTITDIAPLIVIGYAGYNVINENLSLGVMVAFIAYVERLYNPLRRLVNSSTTLVQSIASMDRVFELVDEKYDVDDKPNASEVKNVRGEVWFDHVSFAYDEKEEEVLKDIHLHVKQGETIAFVGMSGGGKSTIVSLIPRFYDVTKGRVLLDGIDIRDVQARSLRNQIGMVLQDNILFSESVMMNIKMGNPEATDEEVIVAAKAANAHDFIMDLPEGYHTKVGERGVKLSGGQKQRVAIARVFLKNPPILIMDEATSALDLESEHLIQESIEKLAKDRTTFIVAHRLSTITHADRIILINHGKIAESGTHAQLMQKQGLYYNLFQVQQLGD
- a CDS encoding FUSC family protein yields the protein MKLGARVLKTGIAIVLALYLAELLSLPSPIFAGIAAAFVVQPTIYRSFVSILEHIQANVIGAAVAVIFVLLFGNHVVVIGFAAVITITIILKLRIETTIGLALVTLIAIMEVQNEDFITFALLRFTAIMLGVLSSFLVNLIFIPPKYETKLFYKISTTTDDMIKWIRLSTRRATEHQLLKKDIEKFKERLIKIDQIYLLYKEERGILKTNSVAKTRKLVVYRQMISTMRRSFDILKRLHRFENDISHVPEALQLIIQEQLDCLMSYHEQLLLRFAGKIKPVNENEQLNHTCMNHKELTDIFMEEVNKARDEDDSSGFHLLHVLSSMLEYEEHLSHLDTLIASMQSYHQDDQEIVLPERDAE